Proteins encoded together in one Streptomyces sp. TLI_171 window:
- a CDS encoding DoxX family membrane protein, with amino-acid sequence MDTRTPLSLGQRPAGIDDGPGLNTVRVPSDPAKLSSTQASFRVRLSAPVAPLIDAPAGAAFGDPYGLHSGVRPLVTPQVVVPAAAVPALAGITAASVTGAAPRRKPRVVTWSGQAGPGDTAATQLLEAVRLNTVPAPAKGYAEDDTQQLQAVPRQYGPGGGSAGSGSVGSGETPHVGVPDLLDESVRVGGRSWQPEGELPEVSSLAEGSKHAWYPGRRVDLGLVLLPLRVLLGSLSVYAGFSKLCDPVYFDGGERGSMMRWLSSLHPWKAAQPLLDFAMAHPVGAGLAVSFAEIVIGVLTLLGLWQRLAAGAAMLLSAALLFTVSWKAVPVYDTPDLIFLAAWSPLLIAGAPFASLDGRIALEAFRRHGPAAPGAVRRRMLRRRTVVTAVVVGLTLLSGSLLGAAVRTGRQTPVEPAPNYGTPVFPAGGPSSTPSPAAPSPTPSPSKAPASPSPSPSRSGSSPKAKPSGSPSQSPRSNSGGGAGTGGSTGGGGSAGGTGTGGAAPTTPRSQPSHGVIGGLLGSGPPLLELGMSPGSAPSGA; translated from the coding sequence GTGGACACCAGAACACCTCTGAGCCTCGGGCAGCGCCCCGCGGGGATAGACGACGGACCGGGCCTCAACACGGTCCGGGTCCCGTCCGACCCGGCGAAGCTCAGCAGCACCCAGGCCAGTTTCCGGGTCCGGCTCTCCGCCCCGGTGGCCCCGCTGATCGACGCCCCGGCCGGTGCCGCCTTCGGCGACCCGTACGGCCTGCACAGCGGCGTCCGTCCGCTGGTCACCCCGCAGGTCGTGGTGCCCGCGGCCGCGGTCCCCGCGCTGGCCGGGATCACCGCCGCCTCGGTCACCGGCGCGGCCCCCCGGCGCAAGCCGCGGGTGGTCACCTGGAGCGGCCAGGCCGGGCCCGGCGACACCGCCGCCACCCAGCTGCTGGAAGCGGTCCGGCTGAACACCGTGCCCGCCCCGGCGAAGGGCTACGCGGAGGACGACACCCAGCAACTGCAGGCCGTCCCGCGGCAGTACGGCCCCGGCGGCGGATCCGCCGGCAGCGGCTCCGTCGGCAGCGGCGAGACCCCGCACGTGGGCGTCCCCGACCTGCTGGACGAGTCGGTCCGGGTCGGCGGCCGCAGCTGGCAGCCCGAGGGCGAGCTGCCGGAGGTGTCCTCGCTCGCCGAGGGCTCCAAGCACGCCTGGTACCCCGGCCGCCGGGTCGACCTCGGCCTGGTGCTGCTGCCGCTGCGGGTGCTGCTCGGCTCGCTGTCGGTGTACGCCGGGTTCAGCAAGCTCTGCGACCCGGTGTACTTCGACGGCGGCGAGCGCGGCTCGATGATGCGCTGGCTGTCCTCGCTGCACCCGTGGAAGGCCGCCCAGCCGCTGCTGGACTTCGCGATGGCCCACCCGGTCGGCGCCGGGCTGGCGGTCTCCTTCGCCGAGATCGTGATCGGCGTGCTGACTCTGCTGGGCCTGTGGCAGCGGCTCGCGGCGGGCGCGGCCATGCTGCTGTCCGCGGCGCTGCTGTTCACCGTGAGCTGGAAGGCGGTGCCGGTCTACGACACCCCCGACCTGATCTTCCTCGCGGCCTGGAGCCCGCTGCTGATCGCCGGCGCGCCGTTCGCCTCGCTGGACGGCCGGATCGCCCTGGAGGCGTTCCGCCGGCACGGGCCCGCCGCTCCCGGCGCGGTCCGGCGGCGGATGCTGCGCCGCCGCACCGTGGTCACCGCGGTGGTGGTCGGCCTGACCCTGCTGTCCGGTTCGCTGCTCGGCGCGGCGGTCCGCACCGGCCGGCAGACCCCGGTCGAGCCGGCGCCGAACTACGGCACCCCGGTGTTCCCCGCCGGCGGTCCGTCGTCGACCCCCTCGCCCGCCGCGCCGTCCCCGACGCCGAGCCCGAGCAAGGCCCCGGCATCGCCCTCTCCCTCGCCGAGCCGCAGTGGCAGCAGCCCGAAGGCCAAGCCGAGCGGGTCGCCCAGCCAGTCGCCGCGCAGCAACTCCGGCGGCGGCGCGGGCACCGGCGGCAGCACCGGCGGCGGAGGCTCGGCCGGGGGCACCGGCACCGGGGGCGCCGCGCCGACCACCCCCCGCTCACAGCCCTCGCACGGCGTGATCGGCGGGCTGCTGGGCAGCGGGCCGCCGCTGCTGGAGCTGGGCATGAGCCCCGGCTCGGCCCCGAGCGGCGCCTGA